AGACGATAGAAGAAAAGGGTTCGGTGAGGGATTATGAGATTAAGCTCCGCAAGAAGACTGGGCAAGAGATGGAGTGCCTGATTACAGCGACAATCAGGTATGGAAATGATGGGGGTATATCAGGATATCAGGGCATAATCAAGGACATCACTGAGCAAAAGAAAATGGAAGAAGAACTTCGTACCCTCTCGGTTATGGATGACCTTACAGGTTTATATAACCGTCGCGGGTTTTTTACCCTCTCCCAGCAACAGATGAAGATGGCAGAGAGGGCAAAGAAAGACATGCTCTTATTTTTTGCTGACCTGGATAATATGAAGGAAATTAATGACAGATTGGGTCATCAGGAAGGAGACAAGGCACTTGTTGAAATTGCAACTGTCCTTAAAGAGGTATTCAGGGAATCAGATATTATTGGTCGTATGGGTGGGGATGAGTTTGCAGCCCTTGCTATAGAT
The window above is part of the Pseudomonadota bacterium genome. Proteins encoded here:
- a CDS encoding diguanylate cyclase; the encoded protein is TIEEKGSVRDYEIKLRKKTGQEMECLITATIRYGNDGGISGYQGIIKDITEQKKMEEELRTLSVMDDLTGLYNRRGFFTLSQQQMKMAERAKKDMLLFFADLDNMKEINDRLGHQEGDKALVEIATVLKEVFRESDIIGRMGGDEFAALAIDTTDETEEVLTARLQNYLDTHNKLETRNYALSLSIGIAHYDHGNPSSLDELMSRADTLMYEEKRKKIRIGSE